In one window of Arctopsyche grandis isolate Sample6627 chromosome 6, ASM5162203v2, whole genome shotgun sequence DNA:
- the LOC143913330 gene encoding uncharacterized protein LOC143913330, producing the protein MSVEAQTRVQAEARERLLEGLSVSSSWAGRRALCPPAAADRLLPAAKEVAVAVAVAVAVYASGARGGRLVSGVWAEGAAPELDSLASTHVYCVANAVDALQRSLSAHRIIDDDDDSPHPALIKCSAIRARTPQQLALLRGGSYPNIRQTADKPALANGTSKTESKQIVDDIKKVENAPVKNASSTVTTNATAKSKSNIIAGLFARQKTHPKPKNSPPSTSSVKIEPKIEPETIKVLNDEVKEQSKPNVSTQSKKKAKTTNKKRKRIATIESDDSDDSRPDDIFEKEPEELPPVMDFNEEDEIPPTPEAPKRKHSPEKHSQKRKRDKTYMGEDGYFHTIKNVMCSDDENVDDQKENSQNVNKCDEIPNTPESDNKLNLKNENKTVDVIKTKSKSKSKLETKKSSPPGKGKQSNITNFFKKK; encoded by the coding sequence ATGTCCGTGGAGGCGCAGACACGGGTACAAGCGGAGGCGCGAGAGCGGCTGTTGGAGGGGCTGTCGGTGTCCAGCAGCTGGGCGGGGCGACGGGCGCTCTGCCCCCCGGCGGCGGCCGACCGTCTGCTGCCGGCGGCCAAGGAGGTGGCCGTGGCCGTGGCGGTGGCGGTGGCCGTGTACGCGAGCGGCGCCCGAGGGGGCCGGCTGGTGAGCGGCGTGTGGGCGGAGGGCGCCGCCCCCGAGCTGGACTCGCTCGCTTCCACGCACGTCTACTGCGTCGCCAACGCGGTGGACGCGCTTCAACGATCGCTCTCGGCTCATCGGATCatcgatgacgacgacgactcGCCTCACCCCGCGCTCATCAAGTGCTCCGCCATCCGCGCCAGGACGCCCCAACAGCTGGCACTACTTCGAGGCGGATCGTATCCTAACATCCGACAAACCGCCGACAAACCTGCACTCGCCAACGGCACTTCGAAAACAGAATCTAAACAGATCGTCGACGATatcaaaaaagttgaaaatgctCCCGTTAAAAACGCATCGTCGACCGTCACCACCAATGCGACAGCAAAATCGAAAAGTAATATTATCGCCGGATTATTTGCTAGACAGAAAACACATCCAAAACCGAAAAATTCTCCACCTTCCACATCTTCCGTCAAGATTGAACCTAAGATAGAACCGGAAACAATCAAAGTATTAAACGACGAGGTTAAAGAGCAAAGTAAACCCAACGTAAGTACACAGAGTAAAAAGAAAGCGAAGACGACTAACAAGAAACGTAAAAGAATCGCAACGATCGAAAGTGACGACTCGGACGATTCGCGCCCCGATGATATCTTTGAAAAGGAACCCGAAGAATTACCACCGGTGATGGATtttaatgaagaagatgaaatacCGCCGACTCCCGAAGCTCCGAAACGCAAACACTCTCCGGAAAAACATTCCCAGAAACGAAAAAGAGACAAAACATATATGGGCGAAGATGGATACTTTCACACTATTAAAAACGTCATGTGCTCAGACGACGAAAATGTCGATGACCAGAAAGAAAACAGTCAAAATGTTAACAAATGCGACGAGATTCCAAATACACCCGAAagtgataataaattaaatttgaaaaatgagaataaaactGTCGATGTGATCAAAACCAAAAGCAAATCAAAGTCAAAACTCGAAACTAAAAAGTCATCACCACCCGGAAAAGGGAAACAATCAAATATCACAAACTTTTTTAAGAAAAAGTAA